The Blastopirellula marina nucleotide sequence GTAAATGAAGAACGGAATCATGTTGATGCCGTGTTGCGAGTACGCATTGCCCGCCGAAATAAACGACGACATCGACCCCGCTTCGGTGATCCCTTCTTCCAGGATCTGACCGTCTTTGGCTTCCTTGTAATACATCAGCTGATCGGAGTCGACCGGCTCGTACAACTGCCCCGAGTGGGCATAAATACCGACTTGGCGGAACATCCCTTCCATACCGAAAGTACGCGATTCGTCAGGGACGATCGGCACGATGTTCTGACCGATGTTCTGGTCCTTGCACAGCTTGGAAAGCAGGCGGACAAAACCCATCGTGGTCGACATTTCTTTCCCCTTGCTGCCACCGAGGAATTCTTTGTATTCCTCCATGGTTGGGATGGTCGACGTGGGATGAGTGGTCGGACGCGAAGGAACCGGGCCCCCCAGTTCTTGACGTCGCTTCTTCAGGTAACGCATTTCAGCGCTATCTTCCGGCGGACGGTAGAACGGAGCTTTCACGACTTCTTCATCCGAGATCGGAATGCTGAAGCGTGTGCGGAACTCTCGCAGTTCTTCTTCGTTGAGCTTCTTCTGGTTGTGGGTGACGTTGCGGCCTTCGCCAGCTTCGCCCAGACCATAACCCTTGATCGTCTTGGCGATGACGACGGTCGGCTTCCCTTTGCATTCGGTCGCCGCTTTGTAGGCTGCGTAAACCTTTTCAGGATCGTGACCACCACGAGTCAGCTTCTGCAGCTTTTCGTCGGAGTAGTTCTTCACCAGTTCCAGCAACTCGGGATACTTGCCGAAGAAGTGCTTGCGAATGTATTCGCCCGATTCGACAACGTACTTCTGGTACTGACCGTCGACGACTTCTTCCATTCGCTTGACCAGAAGGCCCGTCTTGTCGGCTTCCAGCAGCGGATCCCAGTCGCTTCCCCAAACCACCTTGATGACGTTCCAGCCGGCACCACGGAAGACCGCTTCCAGTTCCTGGATGATCTTGCCGTTACCACGAACTGGACCGTCGAGACGCTGCAGGTTGCAGTTGATGACCCACGTCAGGTTGTCGAGTTGTTCGCGCGAAGCGAGGCTGATCGCACCCAAGGTTTCCGGTTCATCGCATTCGCCGTCACCGAGGAACGCCCAGACGCGTGTCTTGCTGGTGTCTTTCAAACCCCGGTCATGCATGTAGCGATTGAAGCGAGCCTGATAGATCGAGCAGATCGGTCCCAAGCCCATCGAAACGGTTGGAAATTCCCAGAAATCTTCCATCAGCCATGGGTGCGGATAGGACGAAAGCCCCATTTCCGGCTGCAATTCACGGCGGAAGTTCTCGAGGTTCTTTTCGGTCAAGCGTCCTTCGACGAACGCCCGCGAGTAAATACCCGGGGAAGCGTGCCCCTGGAAATAAACCTGGTCCCCTTCGTAGCCGCTTCCACGACCACGCAGGAAGTGATTGAAAGCGACTTCCACCAGCGTAGCACTTGAAGCGAACGTACTGATGTGACCACCCAGGCCCTCAAAGTTCTTGTTGGCCCGCGTCACCATCGCCATCGCGTTCCAGCGGATGATGCTCTTGATGCGGCGTTCAAATTCTCGGTTACCCGGGTACGCCGGCTGATCGGAGGAATGAATCGTATTGATGTACGGCGTGTTGGCAGCAAACGGCACATCCACGCCGCGTGCGTGAGCTCGATTCTCTAAAGCCGAGAGAAGAAAGCGAACCCGATCATCCCCTTTTCCTTCCAGAACGTAGTCGAGCGAGTCGAGCCACTCTTGCGTTTCCGCCGGGTCCACGTCTTGGGAAAAGGTCGACGGGTTGTTCCGCATCAAGTTCTCTTCGGCAGGCATCATTTTGGCGTTCGCCATGCAACTTCCCTTTTTTCAGTCCGTTGCTTTGCGCCAGGGAAAAATCTCGTTCGTCGCGACTTCATTGCGCGACGCTCTTCTGGCGAAGCAACCCTCGATTAACTTATCTCAAAGATCAATCTCGGTTTAGGCCCGAGGCGGGCTTCGAGTCTGAATTCTACCGCGCTGACCGTATTTGTCAGCGAGTGGTAGGCGAACCCTCTCCGTCTTCTGCAGTCAGCAGAATCGGCATAAGCCCAATTAAAACTACAAGTTGTTTAAGGACAAGACGTTACGACTTCTTCTTTGGCTTGTAAATTTCGGTAGCGGTTCCGAAAAATACCTCACCAGCGTTCATAACCGTCTCGCTTAGGGTCGGATGCGGGTGAATTGTCGAGGTCAGATCAAAGACTTCGGCTCGCATTTCCAGTGCCAAAACGGCTTCGGAAATCATCTCACCGGCCCCAGGTCCGACAATACCGCAGCCCAAAACGCGTTGGGTCTCAGGATCGATGATCCACTTGGTCAACCCATCGGTACGCCCCAATGCTTGGGCACGTCCGCTGGCAGCCCATGGATACATGGCCACTTCGACCTTCTTACCCATGGCTTTGGCTTCTTCTTCCATCAGACCAGCCCAGGCAATTTCTGGATCAGTGAAGATCACGGCCGGAATCGCAGCAGGCTCGAAGGAAACCGGGTGGCCCAGAATGGCCTCGACGGCGGCACGACCTTCGTGCGTTGCTTTGTGAGCGAGCATTGGGTTGCCGGTCACGTCGCCAATGGCCGAGATCTTCGGATCAGCCGTGCGAAGCTGCTTATCGACCCCAATGAAACCTCGCTTGTCGACAACGCACTGCGTGTTTTCCAGGCCAATTCCCTTGGTGTTCGGCCAGCGACCGATCGAAACCAGGACGCGGTCATACTTGAATGTGCCGAACTTGTTTGGACCTTCGAAGGCAACTTCGACCTTGCCGTCGCGATCGCCCAGCGAACCGACCTTGGTGTTGGTGAAGATACGACCCTCGAACAATTCTTCCAGCTTCTTGGCCAGCGGTTTGACCAGGTTACGGTCGGCACCCGGTAGAAGTCCATCGGTCAACTCGACGACACTGACCTTGGTACCCAGGTGGGCGTACACAGTGCCCATTTCCAGGCCGATATAGCCACCACCGATCACCAGCATGGTTTCGGGAATGTCTTGCAGCTCCAGAGCGCCGGTCGAGTCCATCACCCGTGGCGAGTCGATCTGAAAAGCGGGCGGCATGGCAGCCACCGAACCCGTGGCGACAATCGCGTGATCAAACGTCAGCTTACCCCCTTCAGGAATGGAAGGATCGTCCCCTTCCAGTTCGAGCGTGCTCGAATCGATGAAGCTGGCTTTGGCCTTGATGACGGTCACATTTCGCTTCTTGGCGAGTTGCCCCAGGCCGGTCGAAAGGGACTTAATCACCCCTTCTTTGCGAGCACGCAGCTTGTCGAGCTCGATCTGTGGTTCACTGAAGGTGACACCCCAGTCCTTGTTTAGTTCGTGAACTTCGTCAATCACGCGTGCTACGTGCAAAAGCGCCTTGGATGGGATACATCCACGCAGCAAACACGTTCCCCCGAGACGCGGTTCTTTTTCGATGAGGGTGACTTCCATTCCTTCGTCGGCAGCCAAAAAAGCTGCTGCGTAGCCCCCAGGACCACCACCGATGACCGCCAATTGGGTATGAGCCATGATGTCTCTCTAGCAAATTTACTAAGGCAAAATTGAGTTACTGACCTGAGATGCGGTAGTGGGGAGATGCTTCTCAAGTTCCACAGGTAACAGTGGCACATTGAACCAAAAAAAAAGGGACTCCGCGACGGGCTGTCGTGCCGGAATCCCTCTGAAATCTGCGAATTGCCGAAAAAGTGATTTCGGAAATTAACGCGACATGAATTCGACCACCATGTTCACGTCCACCGGCAGGCTGAAATCTTCAGGACCTGGAACGGCGTCGTAGGTCACCGACAGGGTTTCCGGATCGGGTGACAGGAACGCTGCTGGTTCACCGGAAGCATCGCCGTGGATGCTGCGATACAGAATCTGCAGCTTTTCACGGTTGCGGACGCTAACCACGTCGCCGGGACGCATCTGGTACGATGGCTTGTCAACCTTCTGGCCGTTGACCAGGAAGTGACCGTGCACGATACCCTGGCGAGCCTGGCAGCGAGTCAGTGCCAGACCGGCACGACGGACGATGTTGTCCAGGCGGCGTTCGCACAACGACAACAAGTTTTCACCCGTGTTGCCCTTGCTGTGCTTGGCGTGGGCAAAATAGCGACGGAGCTGCTTTTCACCAATGCCGTAATAATGCTTGATCTTTTGCTTTTCCATCAAAGCAGCACCGTAGTTGGACGGGCGCTTTGGACGATTGTGCATACCTGGGGGATTAGGCCGGCGGTCAGCAGCACGCATAGCGCCGCGACTTTCATAAATCATGGCACCGAGACGACGGTTGATTTTGGCCTTGGGACCTGTGTAATGGCCCATGTGCGGTTCACTCCTAAGAATTCGATTTCCAGGAATCACCATACCGCAGTTAAGCGACGAAAACGTGATTCCTACATCCACGTTTGTTCCCTGGTCAATACTTTAGACCGGGTGGAAACCACACATTGTGCCGCACCTAACCACCTTTGACAAGGGGCTCATCCGGCCCTTAAGTGAAATTCAAAGTCCCCCCTGAATGCCGTAAACCCCACCCCAACTCTCTGGTTCAACCCTTTTCCTGCGATTAAAGTCGATAAAAACATGATGTATCGTGACATGAAACTTTGTATTCTGGAGAATCATCAGTGAGACTGATGTGAGTCCCGCCGGCCGTGTTCATGGCCACCTCTCTACTAGACTTTCTTGCCTGAAGGATTTTCTGCATGAGAAAACCAGTTCTAAGTCGCCGCTCCTTTCTCCAAACATCTGCTGCAGCTGCCATGGTTGCCGGAACAGGTTTCCACCAGCTTGCCGCGGCCGCTGAGTCGAAGTCTGCGAACGAGCTATTGGATATCGCGTGTATCGGTGTTCAGAACCGTGCCTCGGCCAATGTCAGTGGCGTTAGCGGCCAGAACCTGGTCGCGCTGTGCGATATCGACGACGGCTACTTGAACAAGGCATTGAATCAATACAGCAAGCACAAGTCGAAGAAATACAACGACTTCCGAGTTCTGCTGGACAAAGAGAAGAACATCGATGCCGTCGTAGTCAGCACGCCGGACCATACGCACGCCCCGGCTTCGATGTGGGCGATGCAGCTAGGCAAGCACGTCTACTGCGAAAAGCCGATGACCCACACGGTTCACGAGGCCCGCGAGATGACCAACTTCGCGGTCAAGAACAAGCTGGCCACGCAGCTCGGTACCCAGATTCACGCAGGCAACAACTATCGCCGCGTGGTCGAAGCCATTCAATCAGGTGCCATCGGCAACATCCAGCACGTTGATGTCTGGGTTGGCAAAGGCTGGGGGGGAGGTACCGTTCCTACCGATACGCCACCGGTTCCCAAGGGAGTGCACTGGGATCTGTGGCTCGGCCCAGCAGCCGAGCGTCCCTATTCGCCGGTCTACATGCCAGCCCAGTGGCGACGCTGGTGGGACTTCGGTGGTGGTACACTCGGCGACATGGGCTGCCATTACATTGACGTGGTCTTCTGGGCACTCAAACTGAAGTACCCCACCAAGATCTCGGCCGAAGGCCCCGAGCCAGATGCCCATACGGCACCGCTCGGCTTGACCGTGAATTACGATTTCCCCAAAACCGATGTCGCTCCGGCCGTCACCATGAAGTGGCGCGACGGCGATCACTGTCCGAAAGAAATCAACGGACACAAGGTCCCTGGTTCCGGCGTGATGCTCCATGGCGACAAGGGGATGATGCTGGCCACCTACGGCGACTTTAAACTGCTGCCGCAGGAAGACTTCCAGGACTGGAAAGCCCCTGAAGAAAGCATACCCAATTCCATTGGTCACTACGAGGAATGGATCAAGGCCATCAAGGAAGGCACACCCACAACGTGTAGTTTCGACTACAGCGGCCCACTGACCGAAACGGTTCTGCTAGGCAACGTCGCCTACCGCAGCGGTGGACCAATCGAATGGGACGCCAAGGCCCTGAAGGTCACCAACAACGACTCGGCGAACCAGTTCATCGAGCGAAAGTACCGCGAAGGTTGGCGGATCTAGAGGTCGCCTTGGTAAAACAACGAAGCCCTGGACATACAGCCCAGGGCTTTTTTATTTCTTGGATCACCGATCGGCCGACCTAATCAACAAACGGTGGATCCGCCGGATACAAGGCCACTTCAATCGTGTGCCCGTCAGGATCTTGAAAGAACGTCTGATGCACGTTGCCGGCATTAACCCGCTGGATGAACTCGATGCCGTGCTCGTTGAGGATATCGACCAGGTCGCTGTTGTCGTCGACGGCGAATGCGTAGTGATTCGCGCGGGAGTTCGGGTTGTCGCCGTACTCTCCGAGGTGATCCGTTTCCAGGATATGTATCTGAATGCCATATCCCACCAGCCATGCTCCGGGGAAATTGAACGGAGGGCGTTCAACTTCGCGAAAACCGAGGACGTCGCGGTAGAAACCGCAAGCAACGCGGGCATCGCGCACGGCCAGGGCCAGGTGATTCAAGTTCTTAATGGGGATCGGGCGGGGCATGGTGCAAGCTCTTGCGAGGGACTTGTTGTTGTTCCGTTTTAACATAACCTAGCCAAATACCCT carries:
- the aceE gene encoding pyruvate dehydrogenase (acetyl-transferring), homodimeric type, which codes for MMPAEENLMRNNPSTFSQDVDPAETQEWLDSLDYVLEGKGDDRVRFLLSALENRAHARGVDVPFAANTPYINTIHSSDQPAYPGNREFERRIKSIIRWNAMAMVTRANKNFEGLGGHISTFASSATLVEVAFNHFLRGRGSGYEGDQVYFQGHASPGIYSRAFVEGRLTEKNLENFRRELQPEMGLSSYPHPWLMEDFWEFPTVSMGLGPICSIYQARFNRYMHDRGLKDTSKTRVWAFLGDGECDEPETLGAISLASREQLDNLTWVINCNLQRLDGPVRGNGKIIQELEAVFRGAGWNVIKVVWGSDWDPLLEADKTGLLVKRMEEVVDGQYQKYVVESGEYIRKHFFGKYPELLELVKNYSDEKLQKLTRGGHDPEKVYAAYKAATECKGKPTVVIAKTIKGYGLGEAGEGRNVTHNQKKLNEEELREFRTRFSIPISDEEVVKAPFYRPPEDSAEMRYLKKRRQELGGPVPSRPTTHPTSTIPTMEEYKEFLGGSKGKEMSTTMGFVRLLSKLCKDQNIGQNIVPIVPDESRTFGMEGMFRQVGIYAHSGQLYEPVDSDQLMYYKEAKDGQILEEGITEAGSMSSFISAGNAYSQHGINMIPFFIYYSMFGFQRIGDLVWCAADTRAKGFMIGGTAGRTTLNGEGLQHQDGHSHLNAIAFPTVRSYDVCYAYETAVITLDGMKKLYEQGETAIYYITVGNENYVMPEMPAGAEEGIIRGIYKLKTQEADKPRAKVQLMGSGTITRCVLDAAQILAEKYNIASDVWGVTSYTELRRDAQSCERWNMFHPTEEPKKSYIETVMDGVEGPFISASDNVRAWGEQIRPYLPGNMVALGTDGMGRSETREALRRHFEVDAESVVIATLYELARTGKIERTEVAQAIKDLNFDAEKPNPYFA
- the lpdA gene encoding dihydrolipoyl dehydrogenase is translated as MAHTQLAVIGGGPGGYAAAFLAADEGMEVTLIEKEPRLGGTCLLRGCIPSKALLHVARVIDEVHELNKDWGVTFSEPQIELDKLRARKEGVIKSLSTGLGQLAKKRNVTVIKAKASFIDSSTLELEGDDPSIPEGGKLTFDHAIVATGSVAAMPPAFQIDSPRVMDSTGALELQDIPETMLVIGGGYIGLEMGTVYAHLGTKVSVVELTDGLLPGADRNLVKPLAKKLEELFEGRIFTNTKVGSLGDRDGKVEVAFEGPNKFGTFKYDRVLVSIGRWPNTKGIGLENTQCVVDKRGFIGVDKQLRTADPKISAIGDVTGNPMLAHKATHEGRAAVEAILGHPVSFEPAAIPAVIFTDPEIAWAGLMEEEAKAMGKKVEVAMYPWAASGRAQALGRTDGLTKWIIDPETQRVLGCGIVGPGAGEMISEAVLALEMRAEVFDLTSTIHPHPTLSETVMNAGEVFFGTATEIYKPKKKS
- the rpsD gene encoding 30S ribosomal protein S4, coding for MGHYTGPKAKINRRLGAMIYESRGAMRAADRRPNPPGMHNRPKRPSNYGAALMEKQKIKHYYGIGEKQLRRYFAHAKHSKGNTGENLLSLCERRLDNIVRRAGLALTRCQARQGIVHGHFLVNGQKVDKPSYQMRPGDVVSVRNREKLQILYRSIHGDASGEPAAFLSPDPETLSVTYDAVPGPEDFSLPVDVNMVVEFMSR
- a CDS encoding Gfo/Idh/MocA family oxidoreductase — translated: MRKPVLSRRSFLQTSAAAAMVAGTGFHQLAAAAESKSANELLDIACIGVQNRASANVSGVSGQNLVALCDIDDGYLNKALNQYSKHKSKKYNDFRVLLDKEKNIDAVVVSTPDHTHAPASMWAMQLGKHVYCEKPMTHTVHEAREMTNFAVKNKLATQLGTQIHAGNNYRRVVEAIQSGAIGNIQHVDVWVGKGWGGGTVPTDTPPVPKGVHWDLWLGPAAERPYSPVYMPAQWRRWWDFGGGTLGDMGCHYIDVVFWALKLKYPTKISAEGPEPDAHTAPLGLTVNYDFPKTDVAPAVTMKWRDGDHCPKEINGHKVPGSGVMLHGDKGMMLATYGDFKLLPQEDFQDWKAPEESIPNSIGHYEEWIKAIKEGTPTTCSFDYSGPLTETVLLGNVAYRSGGPIEWDAKALKVTNNDSANQFIERKYREGWRI
- a CDS encoding VOC family protein — encoded protein: MPRPIPIKNLNHLALAVRDARVACGFYRDVLGFREVERPPFNFPGAWLVGYGIQIHILETDHLGEYGDNPNSRANHYAFAVDDNSDLVDILNEHGIEFIQRVNAGNVHQTFFQDPDGHTIEVALYPADPPFVD